GTCAACCAGCTGGTCCTGACCGGCGACTTGCGCGGGGATCCGACCTTCCACCAGCTGCTGGAGCGCACCGAGAGCGCTGCCCTCTTCGCCCACGGGCACCAGGACGTTCCCTTCGACCGCGTGGTGGACGCCCTTGGCGTCGAGCGCCGCCTCGACCGGTCGCCCCTCTTCCAGGTCAAGTTGATCGTACAGAACACCCCCTTCGAGCCTCTGCATCTGGCGGGGGTGGAGCTCGAGCCGATTCCGGTGGAGAAGGGGGTGGCTCAGCAGGATCTGGTGGTGGCTTTGTGGGAGCGCCAGGGTGCTCTCGGTGGGTGGGCCAACTACTCCACGGATCTCTTCGAGCCCGCCACGGTCCGGGGCTGGCTGCGAGGCTTCGACGCCTTGCTTTCGCTGATCGTTTCCCAACCGTCCTGTCGCCTGGAGAGGCTGCGCCAATCTCTGGTCATCGCAGGCAAGAACCCATCGACCGCGCAGGAGTCCAAGATGAAGAAGCCTTCCCTCGCCTCGTTCAAGAAGAGCCCTGCCGCCACTCCCGTTGCGGGCAAGTTGGTCGAGCGCTCGCAGCCCGTGGGCAGCTCGCTGCCGCTGATCTTCGAGCCCGCCACCGACGGGGTCGATCTGGTCGAATGGCTGTCGGGAGAGCGCGACAGCGTGCTGCGGGATCTGAGCACCCACGGCGCACTGTTCTTCCGGGGCTTCGGAGTCAAAGAGCCCGAGTACTTCGAGCGCTTCGCCACCACCGTCTGCGACACCCTATTCGACGAGAACGGGGAGCATCCCCACGAAAGCGTTTCCGGCAATGTCTACACGCCGGTGTTCTATTCGCCGGCAAAGAAGTTGCTCTGGCACAACGAGAACTCCTTCAACTACCGCTGGCCGGGCAAGATCATCTTCTGCAGCGTTCAGCCCGCCGCCAGCGGGGGCGAGACGCCGGTGGCGGATAGCCGGCAGGTCTACCAGGCCATCGATCCGCAGATCCGGAGCCGCTTCGAGGAGCTCGGGGTGCTCTATCGCCGCAACTATGGCCGCGGCATGGGGCTGGAATGGCAGGAGGTCTTCCAGACCGACGACCGGGGGGTGGTCGAGGACTACTGCCGGGAGAACCGCCTTCGATTCCACTGGCGGGATGACGGCGGTCTGCGCACGGAATGCCTGCGGCCGGCGGTCATCGAGCATCCGGTGACCGGGGAGAAGAGCTGGTTCAACCAGGCGCAGCATTGGCATCCCGCCTGTCTCGACGACGCCACCCGCGAATCCCTCACTTTCTTGTTCGTCGAGGAGGACCTGCCGCGCTCCTGCACCTTCGGCGACGGCAGCCCCATTCCCGACGAGCACATGCATCACATCCTCCAGGTCTACGAGCGCCTGGAGGCGGTACAGCGCTGGGGAACCGGGGACGTGATGCTGCTCGACAACGTGCTCTGTGCCCACGCCCGCAACCCCTACGAAGGAGATCGCAAGCTGCTGGTGGCCATGGGCGACATGGGCAGCTTCGATGCCCGAGCCTGAGCCGACGGAGACCGATTCCATGACCGAAGAGCTCTCAGTGATCCCTCTCGCACCGCAACAGCGGCAGCTGTGGTTCGCCGCGCCCCAGGGCCGGTTGGGGCGCAGCGTGGCTTGGGTGGAGGTGCGCGAGCTCGACGAGGAGCGGTTGGAACGGGCGGTGAAAGCCGTGGGCCAGGATCACGAAATCCTGCGCACCAGCTACCAGCGGGTCGCCGGGCTTCGCAGGCCCGTGCACCGGCTGGCGGAGACGCCGCCGCCGATACAGCGCAAGGATCTCTCCGAGCAGGGTGCACCCTCCCAGGGTGCAAGTCGGGGATCCGATGATCGGGAAGCCCTCCTGGAGGGCCTGTGGCGTTCTCTGCGGGAGCCTCGGAGCGTGCTCGAGGACCGCTCGGCGGAAGTTTGGGTGGTGCACGCCGGAGAAGGGGTCTCCACGCTGCTGTTCTCCGCGCCGGCGCTGGGGATGGATACCGCCGGGCTGTATTTCTGGGTGCGCGCCGTCGCCGAGGCCTACCACCGGGGAGGCAGCGGTTTGCGGCCTCCGGAGCTGCAATACGCCCAGGTGGCGGCGTGGCAGAACGCGACAATGGAACAGCTGGCGGAGCAGCTGATGGGGTCTTTACCGGAGACCGACTGGAGCGCCGGCCCGACGCTGGGCCTGGAGCGGCCGGCGGGGACCGAGAGCTGGTTGGAGCGGCGGCAGATCGGGACGACTTTGTCCGAGGAGGCCTCGGCGCGGCTCCTGAGCCTGGCCGAGGAAGAGGGGACCGGTCCGGAGGCGGTGCTCCTCGCCGCCTGGCGATGGCTGCTGCTGCGCCACGATGGCGGCGACGGATTGGCGATGTCGGTGGCGGTGGACGGCCGGGAGTTCGCCGAGGAGCTGGAAGCGGCGCTGGGCGCTTTCGTCACCAGCTATGCGCCGGCCCTGGAGCTGTCCTCCGCCTTGCGCTTCCGCGACGCCGTCGGCCGGGTCGGTCTGGCTTTGAGCCACACGCTGGAGGAGGAGCTGCCGGTAGAGCAGGCTCTGGAGGCGAGCGAGGGGCGGGTTTCCGGCCTGCCCGTGTGCTTCGCGTGGAACGGTACCGCCGAAGCTCAGCGGGAGAACGTCGCGGGGTGGGTGGTCCGGCGGGCGGCGGCGGATGACCTGCCCGGCCGCTGGGGTTTGCGGGCCTGGCGCAAGGGTCGGGAGATCGAGCTGCGGTGTGAATTCGCTCCCTCCGTGCTCCCCCAGGCGGCGGCGGAGTGCCTGATGGGTCAGCTGGAAGCGCTGCTGTCGAGGGCGGTGGCGGCCCCCGAGACCAGCCTCGGTGAGCTGGATCACCGGGCCTGGGACGAGCGGCGGTGGGTGCTGGAAGAGGCGGCGATGGGAGAGTCCCGGGAGCCGGCGCCGCTGATGCTCGAGCTCTGGCGCCGGCGGGTGCTGGAGGCTCCGGAGGCCGTGGCGGTAGAGGTGCTGGGTTCGGCGACGGAATCCTCATCGACAGGCTCCTCAGTGGAGTGGACCTACGGCGAGCTGGCCCGCCACGTCCGGGCTCTGGCGCGCAAGCTGCGGGCGCGGGGCATCGGGCCGGAGGATCGGGTTGGGATTCTCACCGGCCGCACCCCGGAGCTTTTGGTGGCGGTGGTGGCGGTGCTGGAGAGCGGGGCTGCCTATGTTCCCCTGGGGCTCGCCGACCCGCCGGAGCGGATCCGCCGCATCCTCGCCAGCGCCGAGCCCGAGCTCCTGTTGGTGCGCGGGCAGACCGCCGAGGCCGGAGCGGCGCTGGGAGTGCCCGTCGAGACGGTGGATCTCGCCCTCGAGGTGCCCCCCGGCGAAGAGCTCCCCGGGTCGACGCATCGGGAAGATGCTGCCTACGTGCTCTTCACTTCCGGCTCCACCGGCACGCCCAAGGGGGTGGTGATCTCCCACGGTGCCCTCGCCAGCTATTTGCGCTGGTGCGGCGAGGCCTATCCGCTGGGCGCCGGCGAGACGGTGGTGCTGCACTCGCCGGAGAGCTTCGACCTGGTGGTCACCAGCCTGCTGGCTCCTCTGGCCCACGGCGCCCGGGTGCTGCTGGTGCCGGAGGATCCCACCGGCGGGGATCCGTTGGCGGAAGCCCTCGCTCGCCGCGCCTGCTCGCTGCTCAAGCTCACTCCCACCCATCTGCGGGCATTGCGGCGGGTCCTGCCGGAGGAGCAGCCCTTCGCCGGCGTCGGCACCCTCGTCTTGGGCGGCGAGGCGGTGGCCGGCGAAGCGGTGGCGCCCTGGCGGGAGGCCGATCCGAGGCTGCGGGTGATCAACGAGTACGGGCCCACGGAGGCCACCGTCGGCTGCAGCGTCCACGAGCTGGCTCCCGGGAAGCCGCCTTTCGGGGCGCCGCTATCTGGGGCCCTGCCCATCGGCCGGCCCATTCCCGGAACCCGGGCCTACGCTCTGGACGCGGATCTCGAGCCGGTGGCGGTGGGAATGGACGGCGAGCTCTACCTGGGCGGTGAAGGCTTGGCCCGGGGCTATCTGGGCCAGCCCGGCCAGACCGCCGAGCGCTTCGTCCCCGATCCCTTCGCCAAGGAATCGGGAGCCCGCCTCTACAGGTCCGGCGACCTGGCGCGCTGGCTGCCCGGTGCCGGCTGGGTCCACCGGGGCCGCATCGACGGCCAGCTGAAGGTGCGCGGCATGCGCGTCGAGCCCGGCGAGGTGGAGGCCGTTTTGGAGCGCCACCCCGGCGTCGAGCGGGCGGTGGTGGGGCAGCACGAGGGCCGGCTGGCGGCCTGGATCGTGGCGGCGGCAGCGGTGCCCGCGGCGCAGGAGCTCGAAACCTATGCGGCGACCCAGCTGCCGGCGTCCATGGTGCCCGGGCTGTGGTCCTTTCTCGACCGCCTGCCGGTGGCGGCCAGCGGCAAGGTGGATCGCAAGGCTTTGCCCGAGCCTGGTTCCAAGGCCCGCGGACAGCGTTATCGGGCACCCGTCTCGGCCGCCGAGGGACGGCTGGTGAAGATCTGGCAGGAGGTTCTGGGAGTCGAGGCGGTGGGTGTCGACGACGGCTTCTTCGAGCTCGGCGGCGACTCCATTCTCAGCACCCAGGTGGTGTATCGGGCGCGTCAGGCGGGGCTCGAGATCACGGTCCGGCAGCTGGTGCAGCATCCCACGGTGGCGCAGCTGGCGGCGGTGGCTCGGGAGCTGACGGCTCCCGACGACGAGGCCGAGGAAGTGTGGGGAAGTGCGCCGCTGACCCCCATCCAACGCTGGTTTTTCGAGCTCCCGGTACCCGACCGGAGCCACTGGAATATGGCGGTTTGGCTGCGCTCCGAGATCTTCTCCGACAACTCTCGCCTGGAGGGTGCGCTGCAACGGCTGCGGCAGCGCCATCCGATGCTGGCGGCGCGTTTTCTGACGTCGGAGGACGGTTGGCGGCAGGAGATCCAGCCGGCGCCGGACGGCTTCGAGGTTGTCCGGTATGAGGTGGCGGATCTCGCTCCCGGCCAGGAGCTGGACGACGTTCTACTCGCCCGCGCGGAAGAGCTCCAGCGCAGCCTGGACCTGGCGGCGGGTCGAGTGATGG
This DNA window, taken from Acidobacteriota bacterium, encodes the following:
- a CDS encoding amino acid adenylation domain-containing protein — translated: MTEELSVIPLAPQQRQLWFAAPQGRLGRSVAWVEVRELDEERLERAVKAVGQDHEILRTSYQRVAGLRRPVHRLAETPPPIQRKDLSEQGAPSQGASRGSDDREALLEGLWRSLREPRSVLEDRSAEVWVVHAGEGVSTLLFSAPALGMDTAGLYFWVRAVAEAYHRGGSGLRPPELQYAQVAAWQNATMEQLAEQLMGSLPETDWSAGPTLGLERPAGTESWLERRQIGTTLSEEASARLLSLAEEEGTGPEAVLLAAWRWLLLRHDGGDGLAMSVAVDGREFAEELEAALGAFVTSYAPALELSSALRFRDAVGRVGLALSHTLEEELPVEQALEASEGRVSGLPVCFAWNGTAEAQRENVAGWVVRRAAADDLPGRWGLRAWRKGREIELRCEFAPSVLPQAAAECLMGQLEALLSRAVAAPETSLGELDHRAWDERRWVLEEAAMGESREPAPLMLELWRRRVLEAPEAVAVEVLGSATESSSTGSSVEWTYGELARHVRALARKLRARGIGPEDRVGILTGRTPELLVAVVAVLESGAAYVPLGLADPPERIRRILASAEPELLLVRGQTAEAGAALGVPVETVDLALEVPPGEELPGSTHREDAAYVLFTSGSTGTPKGVVISHGALASYLRWCGEAYPLGAGETVVLHSPESFDLVVTSLLAPLAHGARVLLVPEDPTGGDPLAEALARRACSLLKLTPTHLRALRRVLPEEQPFAGVGTLVLGGEAVAGEAVAPWREADPRLRVINEYGPTEATVGCSVHELAPGKPPFGAPLSGALPIGRPIPGTRAYALDADLEPVAVGMDGELYLGGEGLARGYLGQPGQTAERFVPDPFAKESGARLYRSGDLARWLPGAGWVHRGRIDGQLKVRGMRVEPGEVEAVLERHPGVERAVVGQHEGRLAAWIVAAAAVPAAQELETYAATQLPASMVPGLWSFLDRLPVAASGKVDRKALPEPGSKARGQRYRAPVSAAEGRLVKIWQEVLGVEAVGVDDGFFELGGDSILSTQVVYRARQAGLEITVRQLVQHPTVAQLAAVARELTAPDDEAEEVWGSAPLTPIQRWFFELPVPDRSHWNMAVWLRSEIFSDNSRLEGALQRLRQRHPMLAARFLTSEDGWRQEIQPAPDGFEVVRYEVADLAPGQELDDVLLARAEELQRSLDLAAGRVMAAATFHPGSGEPSLLLLVIHHLVTDGVSWRLLLQDLAQELEAEAPPPADQRRVPQGLSYRRWALRLEQYAGTGAVRSELPFWLEQGAGGALPLPRDFAGDEPLEATAQTVLRRLDEASTQELLETAPAAYRAGVEDFLVTALVQVVAAWSGQNAVLLELEGHGREPIFEDLDPAHTVGWFTSLFPLRFDLGGDGTYAGRLKTVKEQLRRVPHRGLCFGLLRYYGSPEDRASLARLPRPELSFNYLGRWSHHTTGSLELISRPVGHTRDGAGRRPSPLTVTAGVVEGRLEVTWTFSTRVYQQTTVARLADALLEEVRALLAHCGKEGAGGATPSDFPESGLDQAGLDDFLADLGEVSVKP
- a CDS encoding TauD/TfdA family dioxygenase, with the protein product VNQLVLTGDLRGDPTFHQLLERTESAALFAHGHQDVPFDRVVDALGVERRLDRSPLFQVKLIVQNTPFEPLHLAGVELEPIPVEKGVAQQDLVVALWERQGALGGWANYSTDLFEPATVRGWLRGFDALLSLIVSQPSCRLERLRQSLVIAGKNPSTAQESKMKKPSLASFKKSPAATPVAGKLVERSQPVGSSLPLIFEPATDGVDLVEWLSGERDSVLRDLSTHGALFFRGFGVKEPEYFERFATTVCDTLFDENGEHPHESVSGNVYTPVFYSPAKKLLWHNENSFNYRWPGKIIFCSVQPAASGGETPVADSRQVYQAIDPQIRSRFEELGVLYRRNYGRGMGLEWQEVFQTDDRGVVEDYCRENRLRFHWRDDGGLRTECLRPAVIEHPVTGEKSWFNQAQHWHPACLDDATRESLTFLFVEEDLPRSCTFGDGSPIPDEHMHHILQVYERLEAVQRWGTGDVMLLDNVLCAHARNPYEGDRKLLVAMGDMGSFDARA